The Helicoverpa armigera isolate CAAS_96S chromosome 21, ASM3070526v1, whole genome shotgun sequence sequence ATGTTTATGATATCGCTGTGAGTTTCTTCTTGAGCTGACTGACGGACTGGTGGCCTTTGACCGGCTGTTTGTTATTGGCCGCTGAGTCGTTCGTTACGTGCACGGATTTGACCTAGGGAATAAGGATAGGTTAGGAACGGATGGGATAAAGGGCTTTAACGGACGTCTCCAATATTCTAGCCATGTGCGACATTACAGTATTTATGTCTATTACGTATTTAGTCTAGTACGGGCTAGGCAAAATTCTTCTTCTCTTGTGAGTAAATCAACACATAGATAGAATATATATTGGTAAGGAGGTTAagtctgtgtttttttttttcaaaccttTTCGAGAAATTGTGGATGTGAAAAGAGGATTATATAAAAGGAAAAGGTACCAAAACATTATGAGACGCTCAGTAATTTGGAAAGCGTGAGAAACTCctttaattgttttgaaaataacggACGCATTgttcatttaaaacaataattacgttATGACAATCCTTTTTCGAAATTATTTATAGCTAACATGGGTTTGGACTTCGCAGTCAGTGAATAAACAATGCAAGCAATAATGCAGTTGATAACTGCAAGAAAACTTTGGCCaccatattttgaatttttcgtTGAGTACATTTTGAGAAAGCGGGTACATACTGCTACCACAACcacagatttttttaacaaaagtgTTATCGTGTCAAACGCCTAAATAGTAATTTGGGTTTCAGGGTAGTTTAGTGACCCTAGATACTTTTATAAGTAGAGAGGATGGATCAGGTATTATAACGTGGCTTTCTTCAGGCCATTTCTAACCGCGTACATGgcgacactcacacataatattaattgatttataacatgtttggactttcaaagagactatgacccttgagtttgtttcggcgtttcttctcagtaaggtaggaaatgccgaccccagcgttcttGAAATGaggtgtaaaagtgatgtaatgtccaaccagcgtcaggtattctacctgacacatgctgagctGGACTCCCATGCGGTGCAAACTTAGGACACTGCACCGCGCCGTTaatttctgtttatattttatgtctgtctttctacccactttttattttgttttatttcttattgtttatctttgtttgtctgaattaacgctttatctatctatctaacttgcaaaataaatgatttcataTGAAGGTAGAAGGaacggggttgaggaggtctgataggccTCCGATAGTACCTCGTTGTTGGGCGGCGGCTGCGAGGGCTGCTGCTGGGCGCGGCGCTGCACGGAGGGCGAGCGGCGgtcggcgggcgcggcgccggccTCCATGTGCTGCTTGCGCTGGCGCAGGATCGTCCAGTCGAACGTGTAGTCGTACTGGTAGTTCATCGTGCGGAATAGGATGCGGAACAGCTGTGCAAACGAAATAAACCCATTAtgtcacatatatttttattttactcaaaaAACAACAGCTGGTGGATCAAGATTGTCATCCAGTGGCCATGACTGAGTTGGGCAGacctataaaaaaacattttatcggATACGGGCAGTACTTCCCCCAGGACGCGGGGAAAACCGGGAGGAAATAGATGGCTCTTTGTAAGATGATTTCCAAACGTTTAtataccttttttatttgtCCTACTATCTGTCCTGTTTGTTATACTGTCTGTCCCGTACATTTTTATTAGTAAATTCTAAACTAAAGGATATCAAGGCATTATGATGGCCTAGATCAGTCGCGATAAACCAAACCCAGTGCTTCAGTACTCTAGGCCACTGTTTAGataaaatcttcattattaCAATAAGAACGTCACTGCAATACGATAGGCCAAAACGTTTGCATTGAAATATAATGTGCATGTGACAGAATGAAATCTGCATTTTACTTTGTAATCTGACCTACTCACGTGTCTGAAAAGCATGTAGAATATAGGCTTTGCAATAACAATGCAGTATCTGATAGACTTCAGAGATAAAATGACAATATCTGTAAGTATAATTCGTCGCCTTGTGGCAAGGCTGTGATCAGTCCCAGATATTATGAGACCTTCCATTGCACTTGtcaaattacaaaaatcaaaaatgGTTTAGAGACAGAGGACTctaaaactttttagtttttgttagaATTTTCTATTCGGCCTGCCACAAGATTACAATCCAGAAATCTAAGTTCTAACCCATCTTTACAATACACCACTATACTCAATATTTTAGAGCTGTTATACTATAGTGCCAATTTAAACTATCAAACACCACCAATTTAACAGCAGTCAGTCCCTAATACGCGTAATAAATTTTACTACGCAAATTCCAGCTAATTAGTAATTAACAAACATTCGTACGTACGTGACACATTTACGCGTAATTCAGTATACTAATGAATACAATATAATAGTGACTCACCTGTCTTAGATACATGTAATCAGGAGCCTCGTCGAAGGTCAGTCCACGGCAGTAATTTAAATACATCGCAAACTCGGCCGGGAATCcctgttgtaaataaaatgttttaattaatgttctgATTAAGCCGATATGGGAAAAATATTACTTGTGAAATGACGGCagtagaagagtatggaaggagaaaacattctgcgccgaccccaaaattgggataagggcaggacgatgatgatgatggtaattaATGTTATGATTTGGTAGTCCATAAGACACCAtatatttttcgtaattatttatcaaaatacccATTCGATCACACACAAGTACATACAATAATTCATGTCGATTTTGATTTCggtataatttagtttattaagTAATACAATTTACTTCAAGTCATCCATGGCGCTTTTATGGTAGCGCGTAAGTCAGCTGTTTCCTTTCGGAATGCAGTGTGTCATGTCAATGATGGTGTATGGAACATTATACTAAATCTGTGAGCATTAAAAACACTTAATCATAACAAATAAAAGATATCTTAAtagtaattattgttatattgtAAATCATGCTATTACTGGCGCGAATACAGTACGTATTTCTTATGTTAGCTGCCAAGATATTGGTGGCAATAATTAGCGGCCTATAAAATTGTGTGATTGCTTACTCTCTAGTATTAGagataattttgacattacgataaaattaataagcaaaaaaattgATACATAGAAAATAGATATATTGAGAACGAGTAAGTACGCGTAAGTTGCATCCATTTAGATGTAATAACCACGTATTAAATTGCTATTAGTCGACGAAAATTTAATATTCTATGTGCGCAATTACTACAAGGAAGACTGATTGAATTTAACGTAATTAACAAGTGCAGGTGTCATACGAGAccttcgtatttatttatacaagttTTACATCCGGCCTATTGGATTTgcgattttaattaattcactaACATCATAAAATGAATAGCCAATTCATTATAATAAGGGTGAGCCATTTAATTGTGTAAACTTGGCCAATAAGaggtcaaatcggcgatttaaAATGGTGTCGTAATTTGGACTGAAAATGGTGCCGTTACAAGTTAAATAGTCGAATTCTAGAGTAAGATAGTAAAAATGTATCGATAATACTTTCCAATATCACCAGTTAAAACTAACACaactaaataaactaagtataaaTCAGTGATGTAACGAGCCAAAGAGTTAAGATTTAATTCGCCGACCTTCTTCGCGAGGTCGCAGGTTCAAATCCATTACCGCTCACGCGCAGTCAAGTCAGCTGTGTCAGTCGGCTATGCACAACGCTTATTCAATTACCGTGGACCATGGAAAGATACCTGCGTCTGTGGTAAACTTGTGTCTAATCTCGTCACATTCACGTGTGCCACACGTGACGAGTAGCGATAACGTTTATGGAGTGAAGTTTAAAAGAGCGCtttgtttcaattttcattAATGGGTTGTTAGTGTGAATTATGATCTACAGGTACTGTTTAAATCTACACACTTTCCTAGCCTTTTTAAAGAAGATATACCAAAGATACTCGACTATGCACCCTTTTAGGAGACgaacgaaaataatgaaatgaaacctTACCTTACAGAGCACCTCAACGGGCGTAGACATCTTTTTCTCGCTGATCCGCTCGTACTTCTGCTTTTTGGTGATCGCCTTCAGGCCTTGCCATGGCAGCGAGCCTCTGTtatagaaaacaaaatttattatacGACAACTCTTACGCAGCATGTATCCAGACAAGTAAGGAGAAAAAATTTTACAACTGAAAATACCCTAAGAttcaacttgaaaaataaaaaaaagttcaaaGACTGAATCAGGTTTTCGTAAAGCAAATTGTCCCACAAGTTATGTCATGGAGCTATGCAATGGAATCTGTAACCTGACAATGTAGATCCTTATGGTAAATAGTGTCCAAATTCTACTAGAACTTTTCACTTCATGAACTGACATACATTAAACCATACAAATACAATAGCTGCTACAAATACAGTAAAGTCCACAATAAAATTGCGCAAGACCCAGCCACCAGCCACATTTGAAATGCAACGGCCTTATTGGACCGGTAACGTATCGAAACGGGTCCTCGCTGAGTCAGATTGCAACAAGTCGGGACATGCAGGCCGGATCAACCGCAAGACAAAACCGGAATACGGCTATCGGATGACTGAGACCagttactatatattttttgtaacttggGATTTTTTCCGTTAcgaataaaagattttttgagCCCTTTAATTCAAATGAATAGATAATATAATCTTCTTGAgagaatttttttaaaaatcactggattttaaagacattttatCGAAACGTTTCTGTTGTAAGAAATAATTCATTGGTACTTTCGCAAATTATtgcgcaatattttttttaagagacGTGGAATGCATAAATCGCAGCGTCAAGGATAAAGAAAGATCCTGAAGCTTATAAGAAAACGTTCTTGGGCATCATGCCAAATAATCAGGCTAAGAAAGCGTCCGCTTATTTTTGCAGATTTAATCTCGACTTCACGTGCCTTTTGAAAAAGCCAACACAGACTTCGaaattgaaaattcttttatattttaagttgttTTCTTGGAAATTTTGACGTAAAGATTCGTGATTCAAAGTGACCTATGAATCATGATACTGAGAATCAATATCAGTTGTATAGATATCGAACAGGAGCTACGCATTCCGTGACGTTGTTCGATTAACAAACGAAACACGCACGACTCCGGTGAAAATAATGTACGACTTGTCTGTGTTTCTATAGAAATTTTCTCATATAAATGTATAGGTACTATGTGACTGACGAACAACGATTTTATATTGCGTAGTAAAAGTTGTGGATTGAGAATGAATTGGAAATGTACTTTATATCCTAAACAGTATATGAATATGAGGCCCTTTTTCTGTTAATAAAGATCTGCAGTGTATGAAAGCTccttttttaattgtattttagtaGCAAAATCTCAGGTTTTTTTCTAGAAATGCCTTTGGATTTCAGGCTTTTTGGTCTGGTCATCCAACAGATAGGGCCTACTCTCAGAGCAACGTAAAGGAAGACTTGAACTTTACCAGACTTTACATAGGtttggcatttatttatttatttatttaacagtttatgtacacacacagattacagagaagaagaaaatttagaacagatagtacaaaggcacagcttatttcaataGAAATCTCTCCCAGCTGGCCCGTTATGAGAGAGTTAGAATAGAAAGAGATGCAGATAGAGTGCGTAAGAAGAAAAGAAGCTATAACTAAAATACACTAATCACTAACTTAACCTAAATATTATATAGCAATATATATTTTAGCACCTATTTCTAAGTAGCAAGTTGACTTACCTGTTGAAATACATGAGCACGTATCCAAGAGACTCCATGTCGTCCCGCCGCGACTGTTCGATGCCGAGGTGGGCGTTTATCGATGCGTACCGAGCCGTGCCTGATACAAACAATGCGTATTTAGTATAACGTCTAACTTATTCAAGCTAATTCTGTAAAAAGCTTTCAGTAGATTTTTAAGATTTCCATGTTTCGTTATTCTGGGTCTTagcaaaattaatttttattctttttagtttaacgctcaatccttctgcttgtgagaggaggcctgtgcccaacagtgggacgataaaaaggctgtaactgtattcttttgaatttgaaatctATGTTACCTAAGCATTTTCAACAAATTCAGATCATAGAATGCTTTTAGTATTGACTTGTGCAAAACAGGATTTTGTGATTACGAAATAGTGCAGTTTCCTAAAATATCGATTTCAGATTATCTCCAAAATAAATTGCGATTAGGGTACTTTTTGTACGTTTGTTTGCATCATTATCGTAC is a genomic window containing:
- the LOC126056326 gene encoding casein kinase I isoform X2, whose product is MNSFQHALAVRKELLIAGKYRIIRRIGGGSFGDIYLGINISNGEEVAVKVESIKARHPQLLYESRVYKMLQGGIGIPHIRWYGYEKDHNILVMDLLGPSLEDLFNFCSRQFTIKTVLMLADQMLGRVEFIHCKCFIHRDIKPDNFLMGIGRHCNKLYMIDFGLAKKFRDLRTRAHISYREDKNLTGTARYASINAHLGIEQSRRDDMESLGYVLMYFNRGSLPWQGLKAITKKQKYERISEKKMSTPVEVLCKGFPAEFAMYLNYCRGLTFDEAPDYMYLRQLFRILFRTMNYQYDYTFDWTILRQRKQHMEAGAAPADRRSPSVQRRAQQQPSQPPPNNEVKSVHVTNDSAANNKQPVKGHQSVSQLKKKLTAIS
- the LOC126056326 gene encoding casein kinase I isoform X3 → MSTFMSSRKEILITGKYKVLKKIGGGSFGDIYLAINIASGEEVAVKVESIKARHPQLLYESRVYKMLQGGIGIPHIRWYGYEKDHNILVMDLLGPSLEDLFNFCSRQFTIKTVLMLADQMLGRVEFIHCKCFIHRDIKPDNFLMGIGRHCNKLYMIDFGLAKKFRDLRTRAHISYREDKNLTGTARYASINAHLGIEQSRRDDMESLGYVLMYFNRGSLPWQGLKAITKKQKYERISEKKMSTPVEVLCKGFPAEFAMYLNYCRGLTFDEAPDYMYLRQLFRILFRTMNYQYDYTFDWTILRQRKQHMEAGAAPADRRSPSVQRRAQQQPSQPPPNNEVKSVHVTNDSAANNKQPVKGHQSVSQLKKKLTAIS
- the LOC126056326 gene encoding casein kinase I isoform X1, with the translated sequence MATFERMLLARKHLIINERYNVIRKIGGGSFGDIFLGINVNDGEEVAVKVESIKARHPQLLYESRVYKMLQGGIGIPHIRWYGYEKDHNILVMDLLGPSLEDLFNFCSRQFTIKTVLMLADQMLGRVEFIHCKCFIHRDIKPDNFLMGIGRHCNKLYMIDFGLAKKFRDLRTRAHISYREDKNLTGTARYASINAHLGIEQSRRDDMESLGYVLMYFNRGSLPWQGLKAITKKQKYERISEKKMSTPVEVLCKGFPAEFAMYLNYCRGLTFDEAPDYMYLRQLFRILFRTMNYQYDYTFDWTILRQRKQHMEAGAAPADRRSPSVQRRAQQQPSQPPPNNEVKSVHVTNDSAANNKQPVKGHQSVSQLKKKLTAIS